The following proteins are co-located in the Synechococcus sp. PROS-U-1 genome:
- a CDS encoding DUF3598 family protein: MTDQWTLNRRNFAGHWQGCGHWFERDGSNRLDLQRPSRRIDPTTYVISFSDDDHGVWDGSGLAFAPGGLATYPISRATYNAAGVCWQFPGAGGQSSLGLDADRPRFGHEINLFCGRSRSMLVLLWEPRNGRWRLQRVGAVGFRCLNSTDPEPDRPAGGTPEALLAPVQGWSGKRQMLRPQVGVNGQAEDAAPLVFDPSQLLHNDCSAVMPDGLVFSVPSEIPEQPFSLEIGGRLGAELFQQISIHFDASGQLMAWERRRFRSDEA; this comes from the coding sequence ATGACTGATCAATGGACCCTCAACCGCCGCAATTTCGCCGGCCACTGGCAGGGCTGTGGCCACTGGTTTGAACGGGACGGCAGCAATCGATTGGATCTGCAGCGTCCGTCGCGCCGGATTGACCCCACCACCTACGTGATTTCCTTTTCCGATGACGACCACGGGGTGTGGGATGGCTCGGGTCTGGCGTTTGCTCCCGGTGGCCTGGCCACCTATCCCATCAGTCGAGCCACCTACAACGCCGCTGGCGTTTGCTGGCAGTTTCCCGGGGCGGGGGGCCAGTCCAGCCTTGGCTTGGATGCCGATCGTCCGCGCTTCGGCCACGAGATCAACCTGTTCTGCGGTCGCTCCCGCTCGATGCTGGTGCTGCTCTGGGAACCGCGGAACGGCCGTTGGCGTTTGCAGCGCGTTGGAGCGGTGGGTTTCCGTTGCTTGAACAGCACCGATCCGGAACCCGACCGTCCCGCGGGCGGGACACCCGAGGCCCTGCTGGCGCCGGTGCAGGGATGGAGTGGCAAGCGGCAGATGCTCAGGCCGCAAGTGGGGGTGAACGGCCAGGCTGAGGATGCCGCTCCACTGGTCTTCGATCCAAGCCAGCTGTTGCACAACGACTGCTCAGCCGTGATGCCCGACGGCTTGGTGTTCTCGGTGCCCAGTGAGATACCGGAGCAGCCCTTCAGCCTTGAGATCGGTGGGCGTCTCGGCGCTGAGTTGTTTCAGCAGATCAGCATCCATTTCGATGCATCGGGCCAGCTCATGGCCTGGGAGCGTCGACGCTTTCGGTCTGATGAGGCTTAG
- a CDS encoding NAD-dependent epimerase/dehydratase family protein produces the protein MDLTIVGCGYLGLALAERLQLRRPQLRLTLTTTTSERLEQLSPLADRVQVCDATDPAQLLDALRQSSSAVFCLGPKGDRQVDTNGYRHTFVDSFRCLMSLLPQLPNLRQIVYTSSCSVYGDAQGGWVDEETPAEPGRGHGDVLLESEQLLSGISDRRVCILRLGALYGPGRELDRRLRGLAGVERPGNGASYSNWLHVADAAGALEAALDGEWIGVVNVVNDEPIRLRDLVGKSLQRQGLAPVHWLGHDEPGSAGRRIRNTRLKQLGYELQHPNVDQSGVFSASQVP, from the coding sequence ATGGACCTGACCATCGTTGGCTGCGGGTATTTGGGGCTCGCCCTAGCGGAGCGGCTGCAACTGAGACGGCCACAGCTGAGGCTGACACTGACCACCACCACCAGCGAACGGCTGGAACAACTCAGCCCCCTGGCGGATCGGGTGCAGGTGTGCGACGCCACCGACCCCGCCCAATTGCTGGACGCACTGCGACAAAGCAGCAGCGCGGTGTTTTGTCTGGGTCCCAAAGGAGATCGCCAGGTGGATACCAACGGCTATCGCCACACCTTCGTCGACAGCTTCCGCTGCCTGATGTCGCTGTTGCCACAACTGCCAAATCTGCGACAGATCGTCTACACGAGCAGTTGCTCGGTGTACGGCGATGCCCAGGGTGGCTGGGTGGATGAAGAAACGCCAGCCGAGCCAGGCCGTGGCCATGGCGATGTTCTGCTTGAAAGCGAGCAATTGCTCAGCGGCATCAGCGACCGGCGGGTGTGCATCCTGCGCCTCGGAGCGCTGTATGGCCCCGGACGCGAGCTTGATCGACGCTTGCGCGGGCTCGCCGGAGTAGAACGCCCCGGCAACGGAGCCTCCTACAGCAACTGGCTGCACGTGGCGGATGCCGCCGGTGCCCTGGAAGCAGCACTTGATGGTGAATGGATCGGCGTGGTGAATGTGGTTAATGACGAACCAATTCGACTGCGGGATCTGGTGGGGAAGAGCCTGCAGCGCCAGGGTTTGGCGCCCGTGCACTGGCTTGGACACGACGAACCAGGGTCAGCGGGCCGACGGATCCGCAACACCCGACTCAAACAGCTGGGTTACGAACTGCAGCACCCAAACGTTGATCAGAGCGGTGTGTTCTCCGCCAGCCAGGTGCCCTGA
- the moaC gene encoding cyclic pyranopterin monophosphate synthase MoaC — MTQNLSHLNQQGEVHMVDVGDRPATNREAHARGAIRMEATTLGLIQRGETPKGDLLAVARVAAIQAAKRTWELIPLCHPLPLSGMDVTIDADASLPGLVVNCRCRTTGQTGVEMEAMTAVSVGLLTLYDMLKAVDPAMTIEAIQLEFKEGGRNGVWKR, encoded by the coding sequence ATGACGCAAAACCTGAGTCATCTGAACCAGCAAGGCGAGGTTCACATGGTGGATGTGGGGGACCGTCCGGCCACCAACCGCGAGGCCCATGCCCGTGGGGCCATTCGCATGGAAGCCACAACCCTCGGCCTGATCCAGCGGGGCGAGACACCAAAAGGAGATCTTCTGGCGGTCGCCCGGGTGGCGGCCATCCAGGCAGCCAAACGAACCTGGGAACTGATTCCCCTGTGCCACCCACTGCCGCTCAGTGGCATGGATGTGACGATCGACGCCGACGCATCGCTGCCTGGCCTGGTCGTCAACTGCCGTTGCCGCACCACAGGCCAGACCGGGGTGGAAATGGAAGCGATGACGGCGGTGTCCGTGGGGTTGCTGACCCTTTACGACATGCTCAAGGCCGTCGATCCAGCCATGACGATCGAGGCGATCCAACTGGAGTTCAAAGAAGGTGGGCGGAACGGTGTCTGGAAACGCTGA
- a CDS encoding DNA mismatch repair protein MutS: MTSAGRVIDPWQLLRNDASDGRRRGLHLVVHGRSGGAVPDCLASLPPLLAQRRSAPVQLEVLTAEQAVSPPLQPAWIVPLLLLPGAHARTDVPAIRDRLHGVGASVRLLPFLGAWTSWWDAVLSALPLPERRDAVLVHHPLRPGVADRFLTMLSSRLALPLVSFDAWPEFQQRHPRARPLPLALAPNRMTEALSEAGGLPPLLEHPPTRQALIDLLVSLP; encoded by the coding sequence ATGACATCAGCCGGCAGGGTCATCGATCCGTGGCAATTGCTACGGAATGACGCTTCCGATGGGAGACGGCGTGGTTTGCATCTCGTGGTGCACGGCCGCAGTGGCGGTGCTGTTCCCGACTGTTTGGCATCCCTGCCGCCTCTTCTGGCTCAGCGGCGATCGGCGCCGGTACAGCTCGAGGTGCTGACAGCTGAACAGGCCGTTTCGCCTCCTCTCCAACCCGCTTGGATCGTTCCTTTGCTGTTGCTGCCTGGAGCTCACGCCCGAACGGACGTGCCGGCAATTCGGGACAGGCTTCATGGAGTTGGGGCCAGTGTGCGTTTGCTGCCCTTTCTTGGTGCATGGACCTCCTGGTGGGACGCTGTGCTGTCAGCGCTTCCTCTGCCTGAACGCCGTGATGCCGTGCTGGTGCACCATCCTCTCCGTCCAGGTGTGGCGGATCGGTTTCTCACGATGCTGTCGTCTCGATTGGCGTTGCCGTTGGTTTCCTTCGATGCTTGGCCGGAGTTCCAGCAGCGCCATCCCCGCGCCCGGCCACTCCCGTTGGCTCTAGCTCCGAATCGCATGACGGAGGCGCTAAGCGAAGCTGGTGGATTGCCTCCTCTGCTGGAGCATCCCCCCACCCGTCAGGCCTTGATCGATCTGCTTGTTTCTCTGCCGTGA
- the cobA gene encoding uroporphyrinogen-III C-methyltransferase: MSTAEQSGTVYLVGAGPGDPELLTLKAHRLLRECDALVYDSLVPEEVLDLVPDACERRFVGKRRGHHSVPQPSTNAVLVEMAQKHSTVVRLKGGDPFLFGRGGEEAAYLAERNISVQVVPGVTAGIAAPAYAGIPVTHRRAGSSVTFVTGHEEIDKRRPSVDWRALAAASDGLVIYMGLHNLPRIAEELLAGGLAATTPVAVIQQGTVAGQRCLKATLVDVADQCRSQAFKSPSIVVVGEVIDQQVEACMPTPAAVTMPIPF, translated from the coding sequence GTGAGCACCGCTGAACAATCCGGAACCGTTTATCTGGTGGGAGCCGGTCCTGGCGATCCCGAGTTGCTCACGCTGAAGGCGCATCGGCTGCTTCGTGAGTGCGATGCCCTGGTGTACGACTCGCTGGTGCCCGAGGAAGTGCTGGATCTTGTCCCTGATGCCTGCGAACGCCGTTTTGTCGGCAAGCGTCGTGGGCATCATTCAGTGCCGCAACCGAGCACCAACGCCGTGCTCGTGGAAATGGCCCAGAAACACAGCACGGTGGTGCGGTTGAAGGGGGGTGATCCCTTTCTGTTTGGTCGTGGAGGTGAAGAAGCGGCTTACTTGGCGGAAAGGAACATCTCTGTTCAGGTGGTCCCGGGCGTGACGGCCGGCATCGCTGCCCCTGCTTATGCGGGAATTCCCGTCACGCACCGGCGGGCGGGGTCATCGGTGACCTTTGTCACCGGTCATGAGGAAATCGACAAGCGCCGTCCCTCTGTGGATTGGCGTGCCTTGGCCGCGGCCAGTGACGGATTGGTGATCTACATGGGGCTGCACAACCTGCCCCGGATTGCGGAGGAACTGCTGGCGGGTGGTTTGGCCGCGACAACCCCTGTGGCGGTGATCCAGCAGGGCACGGTGGCGGGGCAGCGTTGCCTCAAAGCAACCTTGGTTGACGTTGCTGATCAATGCCGATCGCAAGCCTTCAAGTCACCCTCGATTGTTGTGGTGGGTGAGGTGATTGATCAGCAGGTTGAAGCCTGCATGCCCACACCGGCAGCGGTCACGATGCCGATTCCGTTCTGA
- the glp gene encoding gephyrin-like molybdotransferase Glp yields the protein MSGNAEPYGREGLPLEEARRRVLAAIQPITATSTVPLQEALGRMSAMAVQATAAVPGFRASIMDGYALGQSHQPKLRETWQLKGRSAAGQPFNGTLVNGDAIRILTGAPLPDGAGWVLPQELITVDGTTIQLAKDASDRPWIRPEDEECRPGDLLLAAGRRLGSADLARLAGCGIAELTVAKQPRIGLLISGDELVPPGTARHPGAIWESNGTLLETMLQALGQSVTQRRVVADQPNALRQALLDLANDCDVVVSTGGVSAGDTDWIRPLVAELGAVDFWKLFLRPGRPFAFGSIGEGVPFFGLPGNPVAAAVTALQLLWPALQVLEGQTEPELFPRVMVELADPLSRRPGRPELARARLDTNAAGTLLARVDGSQASSRIGSLQHADLLLELPAEAGSLESGTRLWAQVIRQRIF from the coding sequence GTGTCTGGAAACGCTGAGCCCTACGGACGCGAAGGGCTCCCCCTGGAGGAGGCACGTCGACGGGTTCTGGCGGCGATCCAACCGATCACGGCGACCAGCACGGTGCCCCTGCAGGAGGCCCTCGGCCGCATGAGCGCAATGGCAGTGCAAGCCACCGCAGCCGTTCCCGGGTTCCGGGCTTCGATCATGGACGGCTACGCCCTGGGGCAGAGCCACCAGCCCAAGCTCCGAGAGACCTGGCAGCTAAAAGGACGCTCCGCCGCCGGCCAACCCTTCAACGGGACCCTCGTGAACGGCGATGCGATTCGGATCCTCACCGGAGCTCCACTCCCGGACGGTGCTGGCTGGGTGCTGCCCCAGGAGCTGATCACCGTGGACGGCACCACCATCCAGCTGGCGAAAGACGCATCGGATCGTCCCTGGATTCGCCCCGAGGATGAGGAATGCCGACCAGGAGACCTGCTGCTGGCCGCTGGACGGCGCCTGGGTTCAGCCGATCTCGCACGGCTCGCCGGCTGCGGCATCGCCGAGTTAACCGTTGCGAAGCAACCCCGCATCGGGCTGCTGATCAGCGGGGACGAGCTGGTGCCACCCGGAACAGCGCGGCACCCCGGTGCCATCTGGGAGAGCAACGGCACGCTTCTGGAGACGATGCTCCAGGCCCTCGGGCAGTCGGTGACCCAGCGACGGGTGGTGGCCGATCAACCCAACGCCCTGCGGCAGGCCCTGCTTGATCTGGCCAACGACTGCGACGTGGTGGTGAGCACCGGCGGCGTCTCCGCCGGTGACACCGATTGGATCCGACCGCTGGTGGCGGAGCTGGGTGCCGTGGACTTCTGGAAACTGTTCCTTCGCCCGGGTCGCCCCTTCGCCTTTGGAAGCATCGGTGAGGGCGTGCCATTTTTCGGACTACCAGGCAATCCGGTGGCGGCGGCGGTCACCGCTCTGCAACTGCTCTGGCCCGCTCTGCAGGTCCTGGAGGGCCAGACCGAACCGGAGCTGTTCCCCCGGGTGATGGTGGAACTCGCCGACCCGTTGTCCCGCCGACCGGGACGGCCGGAACTGGCCCGGGCCCGCCTTGACACCAACGCCGCAGGCACGCTGCTGGCACGGGTGGATGGCTCGCAGGCCTCCTCCAGGATCGGCTCCCTGCAACACGCCGATCTGCTGTTGGAACTGCCGGCGGAGGCCGGCTCGCTGGAGAGCGGCACCCGCCTCTGGGCACAGGTGATCCGTCAGCGGATTTTCTAA
- the moaB gene encoding molybdenum cofactor biosynthesis protein B, translating into MGLSIALLTISDTRTLSDDSSGDQLLRSLEAADHRLHERQLCPDDRYQIRRELSRWIADPAVDVVITCGGTGLTGRDGTPEAVAPLLDKTIEGFGELFRVLSFERIGTSTLQSRCLAGVANSTFVFVLPGSLDAVTTAWDRLIRAQLDADTRPCNLAQLRARLKE; encoded by the coding sequence ATGGGCCTGTCCATCGCCCTGCTCACCATCTCCGACACACGCACCCTTTCGGACGACAGCAGCGGAGATCAGCTGCTGCGCAGCCTTGAAGCCGCCGACCATCGGCTTCACGAGCGACAACTCTGCCCGGATGATCGCTATCAAATCCGCCGTGAGCTGAGCCGCTGGATCGCTGATCCCGCGGTTGATGTGGTGATCACATGCGGCGGTACCGGCTTGACCGGCCGCGATGGCACCCCTGAAGCCGTGGCACCTCTGCTGGACAAAACAATCGAAGGATTCGGAGAACTGTTTCGCGTGCTCTCGTTCGAGCGCATCGGCACCAGCACCCTGCAAAGCCGCTGCCTTGCCGGCGTGGCCAACAGCACCTTTGTTTTTGTGCTGCCGGGATCTCTGGATGCGGTGACTACAGCTTGGGACCGACTCATCCGAGCTCAGCTGGATGCCGACACCCGCCCCTGCAACCTGGCCCAGCTCCGGGCTCGCTTGAAGGAATAG
- a CDS encoding MoaD/ThiS family protein, producing the protein MDAVLKVLLFASLRERAGWAERSLPFTPGVSTAREVWNQLDLGPLEGISIAVNQELVGANQRLQAGDELAFLPPFTGG; encoded by the coding sequence ATGGACGCGGTGCTGAAGGTGCTGCTGTTCGCTTCCCTGCGAGAACGCGCCGGTTGGGCCGAGCGTTCCCTCCCCTTCACGCCAGGGGTATCGACGGCCCGTGAGGTCTGGAACCAGTTGGATCTTGGCCCGCTGGAGGGCATCAGCATCGCGGTCAACCAGGAGTTGGTTGGTGCCAATCAGCGGTTGCAGGCCGGTGATGAGCTGGCGTTCCTTCCACCGTTCACGGGGGGTTGA
- a CDS encoding molybdenum cofactor biosynthesis protein MoaE — MTSCCVEVCPDPFDPWQQLAIWSGDAAAAAIFIGRVRPTTMDGRPLQALELEHFPGLCERQITAMAQRLQHEHRVGPILVLHRVGRLAPGDPIVLVAVQADRRGAAQRCSAALLEHLKHQAPFWKREWCAGQGTWLAENTPL; from the coding sequence ATGACCAGTTGTTGTGTGGAGGTGTGCCCGGATCCCTTTGATCCTTGGCAGCAGCTCGCGATCTGGAGTGGGGATGCCGCGGCCGCGGCGATCTTCATTGGTCGGGTGCGTCCCACCACCATGGATGGCAGGCCTCTGCAGGCGCTTGAGCTGGAGCACTTCCCTGGCCTTTGCGAACGTCAGATCACGGCCATGGCGCAGCGTTTGCAGCACGAGCACCGGGTAGGGCCGATTTTGGTGCTGCATCGGGTGGGGAGGCTCGCCCCTGGAGACCCGATCGTTCTGGTCGCAGTGCAGGCGGATCGTCGTGGTGCGGCGCAGCGCTGCTCAGCCGCCCTTTTGGAGCATCTCAAGCACCAGGCCCCATTCTGGAAGCGGGAGTGGTGCGCTGGTCAGGGCACCTGGCTGGCGGAGAACACACCGCTCTGA